From Syntrophorhabdus sp.:
ACCTGAGACTTGGGACCTGAGACCGTCGTTACGCGGTCTTCGTCTTGTGGTATTCCTCTTCCATTTCCATGAGGTTCTTGCCGAAGGCGACGGCGTGCTTTTCCATCTCCTGCGCCGCGCCCTCGGAGTCGCCGGCGATGACGGCTTCCACGGCGGCGTCGTGGAGAC
This genomic window contains:
- a CDS encoding FadR family transcriptional regulator; this translates as LHDAAVEAVIAGDSEGAAQEMEKHAVAFGKNLMEMEEEYHKTKTA